Genomic window (Rosa chinensis cultivar Old Blush chromosome 6, RchiOBHm-V2, whole genome shotgun sequence):
GAGCCTTGAATAGTCTCCAAAAGATGTTGAATTCTGTACTTCATAACAGGCTGACCTTTATGCgttttcttcatcatcttctcccTAATAGCCTTCCTCCGAGCTTCagacttctctctttcttcctttcTGGCCTGAAATTTAGCCTCCTTCTCCATTCTTGCCTTCTCTATCTCTTCATGTTTCTTCTCATATATTTCTATTAAATTACGTGATTCCCTATCTTTTCTCTTCTTGTTATTCTTACTCATCTTGCTACCATCTTCAGTTTCATTCTCCTCCTGCACCAGCCACCAAGTATGTATATAAAATATAAGTAAAATTTTCCAATCTTATTATCTGTCAAACTGTTTCCAAAGAAAattcaacaaaacaaacatGGAAAAACACATTCCGAATTTGGTATCAAACCTCGAGTGGTATTATAGCTGATGGAACATCGGTCGGCTGTTGCTTTACCAACTTCTTATACTTCTTCACGTGCTTGGCATTATCGTAGAACTCCCTTTTTTTCTCTGAAAGAAAACAGAATGCAAACCTTTTAAGATTAAGCGCAAAACAGAAGAGGGAATTAATTCCCCTGTCCACTTTTATGACAAGAGAACTCCAGGATCCAATTTGATTAGATTGTGCAATCAACTCCAATGCACTATTGGCCATTAGAATGTACATTTCTTCACTTTTTAAGCTGATGGCAGCTATCCAAATACTCTGTTTTCAACTTCACAGAAGCATAAAATGTTTAATCATTCCAAGTTTCTATTCTTATTGCATTGAGGCTCAAATTACATGCTCATTCTTTTCCTACACTTGCTTTCAAAGCAACCAAAACTTTAGCATTTATCTTCAAGTCTCACTAGGACATATAAATCATAACTACAAAATACACACACAGAAACAGAggaaataagaaacaaaaacccaacaagtaaagattcaaactttgagAAAACATGATTGAAATTTGATGAAAGGAGAGAGCTTTCATACTTATCATGGCTGGGTTGTAGTAGCTGTTCGTTGAATTCTCGAGAGAACGGCCTTGCCAACCAAATCTCCTCGGGTTCTTCTTCTTATTGTACACCGATTTCGagccgtcggatttctctctgTTGATTGCAGCGTCTTTTGGGTTTCGATTCTTCATTTTCGAGAGGAATTGAGAAAAATTGAGGAATTTGGGGGATTTAGGAAGAAAGGGGACGAATTGGAAACCCTAATTGCAGCAGGTGATCCAGTGCGAGGCGGTGTATGAAAAACAACTGTGTCTTGTAGTTGCTTCTTTCGCGTCTTTTTAGCTCAAATGGGTCTGGGTTGGGTTGATTGTTATTGTAAATGGATTATAGGATCAAAGCCCAAGATTTGATCTAAGAGAATTAGGtcccgtttgggattgcttcgctttaaaaaaaaatcagtttttgttcaaaattttagattttattgtgtttggtaaataaataaaaaacagttttaattggaagttataggtcactgacagcagattttagaagcagcccagaGGTTGCTGTTAGAAGCTGCTGTATATCAAAACACACTATGccgttgttttatgtactgacagcaattttaaaaatattatttaccaaacacgaaactgttttaattcacaattGATTATTCTCAACAATATAGcagcagcagttttttttttaaaagtcacaatAATCCCAAACTAACCCTTATTCTCATTTGAGATCTTTCATGGACGtacatcttttcttttcttcaaataTCAGTTTTTTTGTCGATAATTAAGAATTcgcaaataaaaagaaaaagaaatggaaaaatgaatgaaagttAGGTTGTAGGTAAATTTGctagtttggttttttttttttttttttttttttttttgagaagaaggaATTGTTAGGTCTCATCAAAAAGCcggcggatcaagtgggccgatggaggcccgcaggccctgagggctaaaaacccggcccggcccgttaaaaagcccgcctcagtgggtagtgggccggcccgccaaaagcccgcaaaaacccggcccggccatTAAAAGTCCGCTAGGTCTGGCCCGTAAAAGCccttaaaatattatatatatatatatatatatgtgtgtgtgtgtgtgtgtgtttatatattatatatatatatatatatgtagatatttgtgtgtgtgtttataaatatatatatatatatatagagagagagagagagagatatatatatatatatatatatacacacacacacacacatatatatatatatatatacacacactagCCTCTTAACACACACTCACGCGTGTGTCAATTggcctttttttctttatacttTATTTGTGTCTATAATATTTTGCTTgagtttttattaatatttctaACAAAAGAGTTTGTTTTCGTAATTTATCtaaaaaatgtttattttttatgaaattatgaataacttttttttttctgcaaaatcaattttttatttaaactgccaactccaaaaaaaaaaaaaattaaactgcCATTGTAGTTAACAAAACGTCTaagatccttttttttgtttgtaatttctTCAATTCAGTTTACTattatatttactattttagcCTTCATGTGTTAAATTATAGATTTTTAGACTATAATTAAAGAAGGGTAAATGGtgggtttttgaaaatttaaccataagccttgttggcttaattaatactgatatatatctctgtgtgtgtgtgtgtttatatatatatatatatatatatatgtatatatatatatgtatatatgtgtgtgtgtgtgtgtggaagttcttatacttttatatagaatatgtgcattagtgcatatatatatatatatatatatattctacatatcggttgaccaattcgatcggattcggaaatatggtgaaattggctaaattttttaccacactcataatttattgtaataaactcatctaacggtcggtttttccattttctttgaattgataggggttgctctttggagtgtatgatatataaatataggtctataagagtaactaagtttgacctagtggatcgaattcgaaacgagaaccaaattggctgaattttctacaaccaccataaaacattacaatctctccatcgagcggttggtttctccgaattcattttccacttcatggttgctttagaatgaacctcaacaatttaaatgtaatgtataagttatacaactttaggaggaaaattggtataggccaatgtgtttgtaattaaaattattttttttttatctcatgtccacacacatccatcaatacaaacgtgatgtgaaaaaataagcacgttttgcggtcgtcatgccattggtcaaccaagaaaacatacaagtgacgacggttgaccaattcgatcggattcaaaaatatggtgaaattggctaaattttttaccacactcataatttattgtaataatctcatccaacggtccatttttccattttctttgaattcataggggttgctctttggagtgta
Coding sequences:
- the LOC112174471 gene encoding uncharacterized protein LOC112174471, with translation MKNRNPKDAAINREKSDGSKSVYNKKKNPRRFGWQGRSLENSTNSYYNPAMIKKKREFYDNAKHVKKYKKLVKQQPTDVPSAIIPLEEENETEDGSKMSKNNKKRKDRESRNLIEIYEKKHEEIEKARMEKEAKFQARKEEREKSEARRKAIREKMMKKTHKGQPVMKYRIQHLLETIQGSMNKS